Proteins encoded together in one Carya illinoinensis cultivar Pawnee chromosome 3, C.illinoinensisPawnee_v1, whole genome shotgun sequence window:
- the LOC122303443 gene encoding uncharacterized protein LOC122303443, producing MGDKGDTSKKQPQQQPPPPQQKQQQISSSPKDPLEESTETRPHHHQQSPPVVAAGASPFISAPLYPPSGATSSPFEQQFEVVNPKRPRYTGQWKLLPSPTSQPKQTQLAIPGTESSPSPTCHTTNPQTQQPHTTAASSSDTASSPPHSPLPSLSAASGQDTNKLSEGEQVHHQIRKGKYVSPVWKPNEMLWLARGWRIQYQGGSDVSGSSSRPEQLESGQTRGKTRADKDREVADFLQRHGINRDAKTAGTKWDNMLGEFRKVYEWERGGEREQVGKSYFRLSPYERKLHRLPASFDEEVFEELSQFMGSRMRTSQGSRGSSGIVGMDDGRSALSGARPLPPPPPFKEDELPSSARAKQLVMSGGSEPLFHSTRGTMLGFEPSLEIVSASSSKELRRIGKIRMTWEESVSLWAEEGEHLRGRVRVQGSSFLKADELSFFDDVMVPSTMEAFEDGPLKGFSVDRFVSGQQIKVFGRRKSSPSTASSGLTERLPLPFTEPSIRSIPPWEFQDPSDYYVGCLRVPPSTLPNLFELSWHLQEPPPEELRFPLRRDVYRDLPQEKELFFTTSPELLDCRAITYDILSPIMRTNPTISVANVTSRDTFIGLWDDCINRIVSKFCSVEMVVIRKPSSASEEMLQDQWPNVTGFVRNFCLWRGEEADQLRDGALDPSSSVVEKLLWTYMDLPYILGYYAVGYLVTFCALSRGQDRIIRTDLFSLDLSSPVERLKALVPCYRVAGLLPLLADRCFNNMKNGGNYKLFAYSDFERVDMGNGIILEMTPNTVTRFFSSKRKWAAVKEIYDFLDHRIPHAEFIFRSSERDMALAFKPRGCKFRPANCDQLVEALKYVTKALVALHDLSFMHRDLGWDKVMRRNDRENEWFVCGFDEAVGAPQIYPHGVAVEAARVRNAPEMGRGLHGVKVDVWGVGYLIKTCGLAGVPKMLRELQNRCLDQNPEQRPTAADCYHHLLQLQSSLSAGGY from the exons atgggtGACAAGGGAGACACTAGCAAGAAGCAGCCGCAACAACAACCACCGCCACCGCAACAAAAACAGCAGCAAATTTCGTCTTCTCCGAAAGACCCACTTGAGGAATCGACAGAAACAAGACCGCACCATCACCAACAGTCTCCTCCGGTTGTCGCCGCCGGAGCTTCTCCGTTTATCTCTGCCCCTCTTTATCCTCCGAGCGGCGCAACTTCTTCCCCGTTTGAGCAACAATTTGAGGTTGTGAATCCAAAGAGACCGAGATACACAGGCCAATGGAAGCTTCTACCGTCCCCAACTTCACAGCCAAAACAGACGCAGTTGGCTATACCAGGCACCGAATCGAGCCCATCACCAACGTGTCACACAACCAACCCACAAACCCAACAACCCCACACCACGGCCGCTTCCTCCTCAGATACTGCTTCGTCTCCACCGCACTCTCCTTTGCCTTCTTTGTCGGCTGCCTCTGGCCAGGACACAAACAAGCTGTCAGAGGGAGAGCAAGTTCACCATCAAATCAGAAAGGGGAAATACGTAAGCCCCGTCTGGAAACCAAACGAGATGCTTTGGTTAGCTAGAGGTTGGAGGATTCAGTACCAAGGTGGGTCTGACGTGTCTGGGTCATCGTCAAGACCGGAGCAATTAGAGAGTGGTCAGACTAGAGGTAAAACTAGAGCCGATAAGGATAGAGAAGTTGCTGATTTTCTTCAAAGACATGGGATCAATAGGGACGCCAAAACAGCTGGAACGAAGTGGGATAATATGTTGGGGGAATTCCGGAAGGTTTATGAATGGGAGAGAGGGGGTGAGAGAGAGCAAGTTGGAAAGAGTTACTTTAGGCTTTCTCCTTATGAGAGGAAGCTCCATAGATTGCCGGCTTCATTTGATGAAGAAGTTTTTGAAGAGCTTTCGCAGTTCATGGGGTCTAGAATGAGAACTTCTCAAGGTAGTAGAGGAAGTTCCGGAATTGTCGGCATGGATGATGGTCGGTCAGCTCTCTCCGGGGCAAGACCTCTGCCTCCACCACCTCCGTTCAAAGAAGACGAGCTTCCTTCCTCAG CCCGGGCAAAACAATTGGTTATGAGCGGTGGAAGCGAACCTTTATTCCATAGTACCAGGGGTACCATGCTAGGGTTTGAGCCTTCTCTAGAAATTGTAAGCGCTTCGTCTTCGAAAGAGCTTCGTCGAATTGGAAAGATACGAATGACGTGGGAAGAATCAGTGAGCCTATGGGCTGAAGAAGGTGAGCACCTCAGGGGGAGAGTGAGGGTACAAGGCTCCAGTTTTTTGAAGGCAGATGAGCTCAGTTTCTTTGACGATGTCATGGTGCCCAGCACCATGGAAGCCTTTGAAGATGGCCCTCTCAAAGGCTTTTCTGTGGACAGATTCGTTTCTGGACAACAAATCAAAGTCTTCGGCAGAAGAAAATCTTCGCCTTCCACAGCTTCTTCTG GCCTGACCGAGAGACTACCGCTTCCCTTCACCGAGCCCTCTATAAGAT CTATTCCACCATGGGAATTTCAAGATCCATCTGACTACTACGTAGGATGCCTTCGAGTTCCACCATCGACATTACCAAACTTGTTTGAGCTGTCATGGCACTTACAAGAGCCACCACCTGAAGAACTGCGTTTTCCACTGCGAAGAGATGTTTACCGGGACTTACCTCAAGAGAAAGAGCTTTTCTTTACAACCTCTCCCGAATTGTTGGACTGTAGAGCCATCACATACGATATTCTAAGCCCAATAATGCGAACAAACCCTACTATCAGTGTTGCCAATGTTACATCTAGAGACACTTTTATTGGCCTCTGGGATGATTGCATTAACAGGATTGTGTCCAAATTCTGTTCGGTTGAAATGGTTGTCATAAGAAAACCCTCTTCAGCATCGGAGGAGATGTTGCAGGATCAATGGCCAAATGTGACTGGTTTCGTGAGGAACTTCTGCTTATGGAGAGGAGAGGAGGCTGATCAATTAAGGGATGGAGCTTTAGACCCCTCATCTTCAGTCGTGGAAAAGCTTCTGTGGACGTATATGGATCTTCCTTACATATTGGGCTACTACGCTGTTGGCTATTTGGTAACTTTTTGCGCATTGAGCCGCGGACAGGACCGGATCATCCGAACAGATTTGTTCTCATTAGACCTATCTTCGCCGGTTGAGAGACTCAAAGCCCTAGTCCCATGTTACAGAGTTGCTGGGTTATTGCCATTGCTGGCTGACAGGTGCTTCAACAACATGAAGAATGGAGGCAACTACAAGCTATTTGCTTACAGTGATTTTGAGAGGGTTGATATGGGTAACGGAATTATCCTCGAAATGACACCAAACactgtaactagatttttctcaAGCAAAAGAAAATGGGCTGCAGTGAAAGAAATCTATGATTTTCTCGATCACCGAATCCCGCATGCGGAATTCATCTTCCGATCATCGGAAAGGGATATGGCGCTGGCGTTTAAGCCAAGAGGGTGCAAATTTAGGCCTGCCAACTGTGATCAACTCGTAGAGGCTCTAAAGTACGTGACCAAGGCTTTGGTGGCACTACATGACCTATCTTTCATGCATAGAGACTTGGGTTGGGACAAAGTGATGCGGCGAAACGACAGGGAAAACGAGTGGTTCGTGTGCGGGTTCGACGAAGCAGTGGGTGCACCACAAATATATCCACATGGGGTGGCAGTAGAGGCGGCGCGTGTGAGGAACGCGCCAGAGATGGGAAGGGGACTGCATGGAGTGAAAGTGGACGTATGGGGTGTTGGGTATTTGATAAAAACGTGTGGCTTGGCTGGTGTTCCAAAGATGCTCAGAGAGCTTCAAAACCGGTGCTTGGACCAGAACCCAGAGCAGAGGCCAACTGCAGCGGACTGCTATCACCACCTGCTTCAGCTGCAGTCATCTCTGTCAGCTGGAGGGTACTGA